From the Lysinibacillus fusiformis genome, the window ATCGTACCAATTCCACAATACGCATCAATGACACGTTCATCTCCCTGCAAGTCAGCATAATCCAATGCTTGCTTGTAGAGGACCTCTGTTTGCTCTGGGTTGACTTGGTAGAAGGAACGAGCAGAGATTTCAAAACGTACGTCACCAATTGTATCAATTATAACGTCTTTACCCCAAAGGTTGATTGTGTCATCACCAAAAATAACATTGGTTTTCTCACTGTTCACATTTTGCATAATCGATGTAACGTTTGGCACTAGCTTTTGAATTACTGCAATAGCTGCCTCTTTTTGTGGGAACTTTTTCTTTTTCGTTACAAGAACAACCATGACTTCGCCTGTTGCTCGTGCTTTACGGATAACGACATGACGCAACATGCCTTCATGTGTATGCTCATTGTAAGAGCGAATACCTAGCGCTGCTAATTCCTTTTTTAAGCCTGCAAGGATAGCATCTGCTTCCCCTGTTTGAATCAAGCAGCGATCCATATCCACAATGCTATGCGTTTTTGTTTTATAAAAGCCTGCAATCGCTTGTCCTGCTTCATTTTCAGAGAAAGGAATTTGCGCTTTATTACGGTAATGCCAAGGTTCTTTCATACCTTTTACTGGGTGGACAGGTGCATTAATTTTACCAATGCGCTGCATCACATTGCGCACCATATTTTCTTTCCATTTGAGCTGTCCCTCATAGGATAAATGCTGTAATTGACAGCCACCACACTGCTTGAAGTAATCACAAGGTGCTTCAACACGGTCTGGAGATGGCTTGATAATATCTATTACCTTTGCAAAGCCGTAGTTTTTTAAGGTTTTTACCACATGGATTTCGGCCGTTTCGTTTGGCAGTGCGCCTTGTATGAATAGTGGATAACCACCAACCTTTGCGACACCATTGCCATCATGCGTTAAATCTTCTATATAAACTGAAAGTCGTTCATTTTTTTTCACGGGTGCTGACATTCGTACATCCTCCATTTCAATCTCCTTATTGTAGCATGTGTTGGCGAATGAAAAAAGAACAAGACATAGTGGTTACGTGTCTCTGCTAATTAACTTGAAAAAAGAGTCGCTATTCGCGACTCTTTTCCTGCTCTTTTGTAATATGATAATCCCTTGGTGCCCACCAAAATGCACACAAGATCCCTAGAATGACGACAATAAAAGGTGCATAAAAAATTAAAAAACTTTGCATATCTGCTTTCCTCCTATGCGTGATTGTCTTCTTTTCCTGTCACATAATTTTTATTGAACAAGAATAGTTTCATCAATAAATAAAGTGAAGGAAGAAGGAGACATAGCCCTAAAATAAATGCGATAACTAAAGCAATCGCCATTTGTGTGCTTGTAAAGCTATCGTAAATTGTTAAATACGGATACAGTAAGTACGGATATTGAGCAATTCCATAAGCAAAGAAGGCTACAGCAAATTGAGCAATCAGAAGCCCAACTGCAAGTCCGTACTTTTTACGCATGGCAATGAGTACAACTGTGACAATAAATAAGACAGCTGAAATCGCAAACATCCACCATAAATTTACCATATGACTATAGCTCTCTGGGTTGATGGATTTCATTTCATACATAATGCCAAGTGCACTGATCATTAGCGGTGCTGCCCACACAAGTGCATATTTTCGCATCAGTTTCGTTGCTTCGATGTCATTTGCTTTATGTGCGTACCATGTTAAAAATACGGCTGAAATATACAATACAGCGGCGATACTCAGCACCACAATGCTCCAAGCAAATGGACTTGTATATAAAGTCCAGTAGTTTAGCACAGGTTGCCCATTAATTAGATCAACATAGCCTCCTCCTGCAATAGCAAAGACAACCGATAAAGAAGCGGGAATTAATAAACCTGCTACACCATATGTCAGCGTATATCCGATATGTCCCCGTGTACCATACGATTCAAAGGCATAGTAGGAGCCACGAATTGCCAATAGCACAAGCGAAATACTGACTGGCACAAGTAAAATCGTTCCGTAATAAAAAGCAGTTTGCGGGAAAAATCCTACGATTCCTACAAAGAAGAACACTAAAAAGACATTGGTAACTTCCCAGACAGGCGATAAATAACGTTTAATAATATTTGTTAAAATATGATTTTTTCCAATAAGTAGGCTGTATGC encodes:
- the rlmD gene encoding 23S rRNA (uracil(1939)-C(5))-methyltransferase RlmD; translated protein: MSAPVKKNERLSVYIEDLTHDGNGVAKVGGYPLFIQGALPNETAEIHVVKTLKNYGFAKVIDIIKPSPDRVEAPCDYFKQCGGCQLQHLSYEGQLKWKENMVRNVMQRIGKINAPVHPVKGMKEPWHYRNKAQIPFSENEAGQAIAGFYKTKTHSIVDMDRCLIQTGEADAILAGLKKELAALGIRSYNEHTHEGMLRHVVIRKARATGEVMVVLVTKKKKFPQKEAAIAVIQKLVPNVTSIMQNVNSEKTNVIFGDDTINLWGKDVIIDTIGDVRFEISARSFYQVNPEQTEVLYKQALDYADLQGDERVIDAYCGIGTISLFLAQKAKAVMGVEIVPQAIEDAKRNAQLNGFTNTYFEAGPAEEVIPRWYKEGKEADVLVVDPPRKGCDEALLTTILEQRPKRVVYVSCNPATLARDLRILEDGGYQTQEIQPVDMFPHSTHVEIVTELTLKERS
- the cydS gene encoding cytochrome bd oxidase small subunit CydS, translating into MQSFLIFYAPFIVVILGILCAFWWAPRDYHITKEQEKSRE
- a CDS encoding cytochrome d ubiquinol oxidase subunit II, whose amino-acid sequence is MTLEILGISVLWIFLFGYVIVASIDFGAGFFNAYSLLIGKNHILTNIIKRYLSPVWEVTNVFLVFFFVGIVGFFPQTAFYYGTILLVPVSISLVLLAIRGSYYAFESYGTRGHIGYTLTYGVAGLLIPASLSVVFAIAGGGYVDLINGQPVLNYWTLYTSPFAWSIVVLSIAAVLYISAVFLTWYAHKANDIEATKLMRKYALVWAAPLMISALGIMYEMKSINPESYSHMVNLWWMFAISAVLFIVTVVLIAMRKKYGLAVGLLIAQFAVAFFAYGIAQYPYLLYPYLTIYDSFTSTQMAIALVIAFILGLCLLLPSLYLLMKLFLFNKNYVTGKEDNHA